The nucleotide window TGTCTTCTTGGTTCATAGACACTCTTCATAATTTTGTTTTGCGAAAACTGACACTTATTCCTCCCGGGGGGAATAAGTGTCAGTTTTATTATCGGAATGTCAGATATTATCTTAACTATTATAAAAAATTAGTATTCTTCACAAAAGATAGTTAATGATATAATTCATTACTTCTTCGCTGCTATCTCTTCAAACATCTCAATTCTAGGGGCTCCAGCTAGTAAGGGCCCAATTTTTCCGAAAAGCTCTTGAAAATGCGGTGTTGAGCTGTGATACTCAAAGGCTGCATTATCAATATATTTTTCATAAAACATGAATGTCCCTGGCTCACTTTGAGAACGATGAAGGATATAGGCCATCGTCCCTTTTTCTGACTCAACCTTGGGAATTATTTCTTTTAATGCATTCTCCATCTCAATTTCCTTTCCTGTTTGAGCTTGCAAAACCGCAATAACAACTATCATCATTACCCCCTTCTAATTAATTCTCTTCCATAAAAAAACATTCACTTCCTTAGGATCAATCCTAATTACATCCTTACAATTTATCGAAACAATTTATCGAACAGACTGAATTGATTGCTTTTCCAGATATTAAATAATCCATCTGAATAATTACAGAAACGATCAGTCAAATTAATAGATATTATCTATTGTTTTGTGCATGTAACACTTCGAACATGAATAAATTATTTGAATAGAACACATATACTGTCAAGAAAAATCTCATATTGAGTATTACTCAAAATAATTCCACAATAATTCCGATTAGTCAGTATATAATTATAACTGAGTAGTATTTTGGTTTATTTACCATTATACTACTCTTCTCTCGACTTCGTCCATCATATCAATGCTTAGTATCTCGCCCCTGATACCAATAACTATTTTTTTCATGGGAATACTTTTACCTGCTAAAGCCATACCCTTTTGAATGATAGTAGGAAGTCCACTACAACAAGGCACTTCCATGACTACTACTGTGATGCTACTAATATCATTCATCCTGAATATCTCTGCAAACTTATGAATATAATCTTCTGCATTATCAAATTTTGGGCATCCCAACATCACAATTTTCCCAT belongs to Spirochaetota bacterium and includes:
- a CDS encoding putative quinol monooxygenase, with amino-acid sequence MMIVVIAVLQAQTGKEIEMENALKEIIPKVESEKGTMAYILHRSQSEPGTFMFYEKYIDNAAFEYHSSTPHFQELFGKIGPLLAGAPRIEMFEEIAAKK